GCATTGGCGGCCGGAACCTTGCCTATTTCTCACCGGAACGCGCGGTTTTCGTTCGACATCTTGACTTGGAGGGACTCCCGCTTGGGGACTATTCGTTGCGAGTGGCCGTACGTGACGGCATTTCCGGAGAATCGTCCGTAACCCGCGATCGATTCAAGATTCAATGACAAGCAGGTGTCTGGAAAAGTACTGATCGGAACCGGCGTCGCCGGGTGGGCCATCCTGGCCTTTGCGGCGGTGCTTCCGGCGCTCTTTCCACAGGGTTCTGCCGGCCAGACCACACCTCTCTCCACAGCCGAGCCTCGTCACGCCGAAGGCTATGCCGGGCAAGAGACGTGCGCGAGCTGCCACAGGGAAATCACCGACTCCTACCAACGTGTTGCGATGTCACGGTCGTTCTCTCGACCCACGCCTGCGAACACGATTGAGGACTACGAAAAAAACAACAGTTTTTTCCACGAAAAGTCGGAATTTCACTACACCATGCTCAAGCGCGGCGGGCGCTATTTTCAGCGCCGCAGCCTCAAGAACAAGCAGGGGGAGCCCGTTCACGTTCATGAAGAGGAGATCACCTACATCCTGGGTTCGGGTGATCATGCCCGCTCCTATTTTCATCATCATCCCAATGGCGTGATCACCAAGTTGCCCGTCACCTGGTACACACAGGAACAACGCTGGGGAATGTCTCCCGGCTACGACGTCCCGGATCATCTCGACTTCACCCGCCCCATACCGCAGGGGTGTTTTTTTTGCCACACGTCCTACCCTCGGCTCATCCCGCAAAGGTCCGAGGACGAGGTCTACTTCCCCAACTCTCTTCCGGCCGGCATCGGTTGCGAGCGTTGCCACGGACCGGGCAGCGAACATGTCCGCCTGGTCTTGGAGAAAGCTCCCGCGGAAGAGTTCAAGAAGGCGATCTACCACCCCGGGCTGGATTCGAAACAGGCTCAGAGAGATCTCTGTTACCAATGCCACGTGGAGACCAACGTCTACAGCGTGGCAACCAGAGTCATCGTGCCGGGCCGGGAAACCTTCTCCTACCGGCCGGGAGAAACTTTTTCCGATTACGCAGTCCGCTTCAAGCTTCGGGGCGTGGACGACAAGAGCAAACAATTCGACATGGTGAAGCAGCATGGCGATCTGATGGAAGAATCGAAATGCTTTCAAGCCAGCAGCGGCGCCATGACCTGTACCACCTGCCATGATCCCCACGTGAAGGTCTCTCATGAGGAGAGCGCCGATTTCTACCGCGGCCGCTGCCTTTCCTGCCATGTCTCAAGTGAGCTCAACAACACCCACAAGCCGGTCGAAGTCGAAGGAAACTGTGCCCATTGCCACATGCCCTCCGGAGACCCGACCGGCGATAGCCCCGATATTTCGTTCGAGGAGCTTCGGCGGGGAAATCAGCGCACCCGGCACATCGTTTTTACCAACCATAGAATCGGTATCCACTCCAGAGGAGAAGTGCCCGCCGATCTGGGTCAGAACACCCTCTACGAACTGGAAACTTCAAGCTCGTTGCTGTCCGAGACCGAGAATCTTTTTTTTATGGGGGCGGCATTCTTGGACGCCACTCCGGCTGAACTGAGCGAACGCCCGAAACAGTTGGAAACCGGAATGGGGTTGTTGGAACAGTACGTCGAGCGGGCCGGCGGACGCTACCGGACCGAAGCCTTCGCCCTGCTGGGAAAAGGCTATGAAGTTTCGGGGAAAATCGATCAGGCTGTGGCAGCTTACGAGCGCTCGCTGGAAGGTCGGCCGGGCCAGTTGCTGCCTTTGAGCAATCTGGCTTTGATCTACGCCAATCGGGGAGACCACGAACGCGGCAAATCTTACTTCTCCCGAGTGCTGGAGCGATTCCCGGAAAATGTTCCGGCACTTCACGGGCTGGGCGTCCTGGCTGCCGGGGCCGGAAAAAAGCAGGAGGCGATCGGGTATTTCGAAAGAGCGACCCAGTTGTTTCCGCTTGCCGTCTTTTCCCACTATCACCTGGCCCAAATGTACTTGCGCGACCAGGAGTGGGACAAAGCCTTTGCCGCGATCATGCGCACCTTGGCTGTTTCTCCAAGATTCGCTCCGGCATATCTGGACCTGGGAAATCTTCACGCCCTCCAGAACCGGTTGTCCCAGGCCGAAGAAGCCTTCGAGCGGTTGCTGAAATTGGATCCGAACAACGAAACCGCCTACAACGCGGTTTCAATCGTCGCGGCGCGGCAGGGCGCTTTCGAGCGCGCTATGGAAGTGCTCGAGGAGGCAGTCGAAAAGGGTGCTGCCGCGGAGGAAACCTTCCTGAATCTCGGTCGCGTCCGGGCTCAAGCCGGCGATCTGGAGGGATCCATCGAGTCACTGAACGAGGCGCTATCCCGGAACCCTCAAGCCGAAGAGACTCTCGTGACCTTGGCGATGGTGCACTCGTTGAAAGGTGAGCGTGCATTGGCGAGACAATTCCTCCAGCAGGTGCTCAAGCGGAATCCGGACCACGCGGAGGCTCGCCTCCTCTTGGAGAGGCTTGGGCGGTAGTTGAGCTCGGTATTGGCTCTCTACCGCTACCTTTGACTGCCATGCCCTCTCAGGCGGGCGGCCGAGGTGTCGATGGCACGCGCCAAGTGCGCCCAATCCACTCCCATGAGCACCCATTGGATCCCCTTTTCCGTCCACTCCATGAGCGCTTCCGGATCATCGGCCAGACCGATCCCGGGAAAGACGCCGGCTTGATGTGCCGTGGTCACGACCGTTTCAACGGCGGTCTGCACCTCCGGATGCTGAGGATTTCCCATATACCCCATGGAACCGGCCAAGTCGTTGACTCCGATCATGATCGCGGTGAGTCCCGGCACGCGAACCATTTCCTCAATCACGTTGACGGCGTCGATGTGCTCGATCTGCACGATGCAGACGATTTCCCGGTTGGCGCGCCGGCAGTACTCTGCGTCCCCGATGCGACCGTATCGAATCGGCCGTCGTGGACCGAATCCCCGCTCTCCCTCCGGCGGATACAAGCAGGCCGAGACGGCTAGCTGAACGTCTTCGACCGTGCGGACGAGCGGGACCACAATTCCGTCTGCCCCGATGTCCAACACCGGCTTGATCAAGACGGCATCATTCCAGGCAACACGCACCAACGCCGCGGCGTCGCTACCCTTGGTCGCCATGATGTGACCCTGAACCGTTTCCAGGGAATGACCATTGTGCTCCATGTCGATGAAGGCAAAATCGAGCGTGTGAGAGATCAGCTCGGTCACGGTGGGATCCGAAAAGCTCACTCCGCAACCAAGCGGGATCTGTCCGCTTTCCAGCTTGGCCCTGAACGTGTTGGCGTTCTCCATCAAAACCCCCTTCTTGGATCGCTTGAAAGCTGTTGCGTCGATTGAAAACTAATGGTTGATCTGTCGCTTGGCCGTTTCGGAAACAGGGGTTGGGGTGGTCAAAATGAATTCAACCACTATCCGATTCCTATCGATCTCAAGTACTCCCGGTTTCGCTTGGCGATGGGCAATGGTTTGTCGAACGCCACGGGATACATGTCTTGTTCAACAATGGCCCAGCCGTCATATTCGATTTCCTGCAGCAAATCTCGCAAGGCAATGTAATCCACCACTCCTTTTGAGAGTTCACAGAACATGCCCATGGCGACGGCATGAATAAACGGTATTTCCTCAGCCAC
This sequence is a window from Acidobacteriota bacterium. Protein-coding genes within it:
- a CDS encoding tetratricopeptide repeat protein, yielding MSGKVLIGTGVAGWAILAFAAVLPALFPQGSAGQTTPLSTAEPRHAEGYAGQETCASCHREITDSYQRVAMSRSFSRPTPANTIEDYEKNNSFFHEKSEFHYTMLKRGGRYFQRRSLKNKQGEPVHVHEEEITYILGSGDHARSYFHHHPNGVITKLPVTWYTQEQRWGMSPGYDVPDHLDFTRPIPQGCFFCHTSYPRLIPQRSEDEVYFPNSLPAGIGCERCHGPGSEHVRLVLEKAPAEEFKKAIYHPGLDSKQAQRDLCYQCHVETNVYSVATRVIVPGRETFSYRPGETFSDYAVRFKLRGVDDKSKQFDMVKQHGDLMEESKCFQASSGAMTCTTCHDPHVKVSHEESADFYRGRCLSCHVSSELNNTHKPVEVEGNCAHCHMPSGDPTGDSPDISFEELRRGNQRTRHIVFTNHRIGIHSRGEVPADLGQNTLYELETSSSLLSETENLFFMGAAFLDATPAELSERPKQLETGMGLLEQYVERAGGRYRTEAFALLGKGYEVSGKIDQAVAAYERSLEGRPGQLLPLSNLALIYANRGDHERGKSYFSRVLERFPENVPALHGLGVLAAGAGKKQEAIGYFERATQLFPLAVFSHYHLAQMYLRDQEWDKAFAAIMRTLAVSPRFAPAYLDLGNLHALQNRLSQAEEAFERLLKLDPNNETAYNAVSIVAARQGAFERAMEVLEEAVEKGAAAEETFLNLGRVRAQAGDLEGSIESLNEALSRNPQAEETLVTLAMVHSLKGERALARQFLQQVLKRNPDHAEARLLLERLGR
- a CDS encoding aldolase/citrate lyase family protein, coding for MENANTFRAKLESGQIPLGCGVSFSDPTVTELISHTLDFAFIDMEHNGHSLETVQGHIMATKGSDAAALVRVAWNDAVLIKPVLDIGADGIVVPLVRTVEDVQLAVSACLYPPEGERGFGPRRPIRYGRIGDAEYCRRANREIVCIVQIEHIDAVNVIEEMVRVPGLTAIMIGVNDLAGSMGYMGNPQHPEVQTAVETVVTTAHQAGVFPGIGLADDPEALMEWTEKGIQWVLMGVDWAHLARAIDTSAARLRGHGSQR